In Synergistaceae bacterium, one DNA window encodes the following:
- the rimM gene encoding ribosome maturation factor RimM (Essential for efficient processing of 16S rRNA) yields the protein MADKIVIGYVSSAHGVKGEMRIVPLTDFPERFHKMGTLDLYSEGVFARKLRVTRVRKDAAKNEFIVESDVSDREEAQKCVGMSILIDREDRVPLPEGRFWLDDLIGLSVENGKGEVLGVVANLLSSGGNEIYEIEDEKGNFHYIPAVENFVKVINLDAGKIVVELIEGLW from the coding sequence GTGGCTGATAAGATAGTGATCGGTTATGTTTCCTCTGCCCACGGGGTGAAGGGGGAGATGCGGATCGTTCCTTTGACGGATTTCCCAGAGCGATTCCACAAAATGGGCACGTTGGACCTCTACTCGGAGGGAGTGTTCGCGCGTAAATTACGTGTGACGCGGGTGAGGAAAGACGCCGCTAAAAACGAATTCATCGTGGAAAGTGACGTCTCGGACCGAGAGGAAGCCCAAAAGTGTGTAGGAATGTCTATTTTGATTGATCGAGAAGACCGGGTCCCATTGCCTGAAGGGCGTTTTTGGTTGGACGATCTTATCGGCCTCTCGGTCGAAAACGGAAAAGGAGAGGTTTTGGGCGTGGTCGCGAATCTCCTTTCATCGGGCGGCAACGAAATCTACGAAATCGAGGACGAAAAAGGAAATTTCCACTATATTCCGGCGGTGGAAAATTTTGTGAAAGTTATTAATCTGGACGCGGGCAAGATCGTTGTAGAGCTGATTGAGGGGCTTTGGTAA
- a CDS encoding YraN family protein: MTAAARHLELGKRAEDLALTHVEKLGWRVLSRNFSCKLGELDVVAVDREENELVVVEVRYRTFGEIQSPEDSIGPKKLRTLVNVGCVYVNDIEWTGPWRIDLIGITASPHEPEVCWRIEHLKDITGGEYPV; this comes from the coding sequence GTGACTGCCGCCGCGAGGCATTTGGAGCTGGGCAAACGCGCCGAGGACCTGGCGTTGACCCATGTCGAAAAGCTGGGCTGGCGGGTGTTGTCCCGCAATTTTTCCTGCAAGCTGGGAGAATTGGACGTGGTTGCCGTGGATCGGGAGGAAAACGAGCTGGTAGTGGTGGAGGTGCGTTACCGCACCTTCGGGGAAATCCAATCTCCGGAGGATTCCATCGGACCCAAGAAGCTGCGAACCCTGGTGAACGTCGGGTGCGTCTACGTCAACGACATCGAATGGACGGGTCCTTGGCGCATCGACCTGATCGGTATCACAGCATCTCCCCACGAGCCGGAGGTCTGCTGGCGAATTGAACACCTCAAAGACATCACCGGAGGCGAGTACCCGGTTTGA
- a CDS encoding KH domain-containing protein — protein sequence MANYNELVEFVAKHLVTQPELVNVESSDGENGIKIMIRVAHDDVGRIIGKRGATINAIRLLAKAAAVKAGERVDVDIVEEE from the coding sequence ATGGCCAATTATAATGAGCTTGTCGAGTTTGTCGCGAAACACCTTGTCACCCAGCCGGAACTCGTCAATGTGGAGAGTAGCGACGGCGAGAACGGAATCAAGATCATGATCCGTGTGGCCCATGATGATGTGGGACGCATTATCGGCAAACGAGGAGCCACCATCAACGCGATCCGTCTCCTGGCCAAAGCCGCCGCGGTGAAAGCGGGAGAAAGGGTGGATGTTGATATCGTCGAGGAAGAATGA
- the serS gene encoding serine--tRNA ligase produces the protein MLDIKILRTTPERVKENLRKKFQEHKLSLVDEIVDLDRQSREARTKADTLRNRRNSLSKEIGFAMAQGRKEDAERDKGLVANMAQDLEDLEGLEEKLAAQVREKMMFIPNIIDPSVPIGRDDSENVEVERFGEPRVPDFEVPYHVDIMEKLRGIDLDTARKTSGSGFYYLCGDVARLHSAVLSYARDFMIDRGFTYCVPPFMIRGNVVSGVMSFTEMENMMYKIEGEDLYLIGTSEHSMIGKFIDAILEEDSLPQAWTSYSPCFRKEVGAHGIEERGVYRIHQFEKQEMIVVCKPEESPDWFVKLYRNTVDFFRSLDIPVRTLECCSGDLADLKVKSVDVEAWSPRQRKYFEVGSCSNLGDAQARRLGIRVKNKEKGNYFAHTLNNTVTAPPRMLIALLENNIRSDGSITIPMPLRPYMGGKERIG, from the coding sequence ATGCTGGACATCAAGATCTTGCGAACGACTCCAGAACGGGTCAAGGAAAACCTTCGCAAAAAATTTCAGGAGCACAAATTATCGTTGGTGGATGAGATCGTCGATCTGGACCGGCAGAGCCGGGAGGCCCGAACCAAGGCCGATACCTTGAGAAACCGACGCAACTCCCTGAGCAAGGAAATCGGCTTCGCTATGGCCCAGGGACGAAAAGAGGATGCGGAACGAGACAAGGGACTAGTGGCGAATATGGCCCAGGACCTGGAGGACCTGGAGGGCCTGGAGGAGAAGCTGGCTGCCCAGGTCCGCGAGAAGATGATGTTTATTCCCAATATCATCGATCCTTCGGTGCCCATCGGCAGGGACGACAGTGAAAATGTGGAGGTCGAGCGGTTCGGTGAGCCACGGGTTCCCGACTTCGAGGTGCCCTATCATGTGGACATCATGGAAAAGCTGCGGGGGATCGACCTGGACACCGCCAGGAAGACCAGCGGAAGCGGCTTTTACTACCTTTGTGGTGACGTGGCTCGACTGCACTCCGCCGTGCTTTCCTACGCTCGGGACTTCATGATCGACCGGGGCTTCACTTATTGCGTTCCTCCCTTCATGATCAGAGGCAACGTGGTCAGTGGAGTCATGAGCTTCACGGAGATGGAAAACATGATGTACAAAATCGAGGGAGAGGACCTGTATTTGATTGGAACCAGCGAGCACTCCATGATCGGCAAATTCATCGACGCGATACTGGAGGAGGACAGCCTGCCTCAGGCTTGGACCAGCTATTCTCCCTGCTTCCGCAAGGAGGTGGGAGCCCACGGCATCGAGGAGCGCGGGGTGTATCGCATCCACCAGTTCGAGAAACAAGAGATGATCGTTGTCTGTAAACCAGAGGAAAGTCCCGACTGGTTCGTGAAACTTTATCGGAACACGGTGGATTTTTTCCGCTCCTTGGACATTCCCGTACGGACGCTTGAATGTTGTTCGGGAGATCTGGCGGATCTGAAAGTGAAGAGCGTCGACGTGGAAGCCTGGTCGCCTCGACAACGCAAGTACTTTGAGGTTGGAAGCTGTTCTAACTTGGGGGATGCTCAGGCGCGCCGATTGGGCATCCGCGTCAAAAACAAAGAAAAAGGAAACTACTTCGCCCACACTCTCAACAACACGGTTACGGCGCCACCACGTATGCTCATCGCGTTGTTGGAGAATAACATAAGGTCGGACGGTTCCATCACCATCCCTATGCCACTACGGCCCTATATGGGGGGCAAGGAACGTATCGGATGA
- the trmD gene encoding tRNA (guanosine(37)-N1)-methyltransferase TrmD, producing the protein MRFTIITAFPDFFRDFLSTSIVGRALKNGLFEVRLVDLRSFGKGGYRQVDDYSFGSGGMVLMSQPLQDALETARGEDEKSEGEKPFVVYPSPQGVFLTQEVVESLFHQPHVVVVCGHYEGIDERFVEREVDLEVTIGDCVLTGGEIPAMAIVDMVSRLIPGVVGKSEAVTEDSFYRGMLDHPHYTRPASWKGQEVPAVLLSGNAVEIESWRRRQAVIRTLSRRPDLLARNGILGYTGAGFYVVVEFQNAVETSIGCMEEAYMEEAMKVKEWARSCEGYGVSRLILIVKNPEKREFLRRVWRDKCPAPGGIEKAKLMPSMVRAVEWVKEKEKRLPLIVRVSDNDENGARHWLDIKRIVLEKGHSVLFYFSEKTGLKEDFCDVWMIPLQGGRLSLLGKMAATLDRFLGSK; encoded by the coding sequence ATGCGCTTCACGATCATTACGGCGTTCCCCGATTTTTTTCGAGATTTCCTTTCGACGAGCATCGTGGGACGGGCGCTGAAAAACGGTCTTTTTGAAGTGAGGCTCGTCGATCTCCGTTCTTTTGGAAAAGGAGGCTATCGTCAAGTGGACGACTACTCCTTCGGTTCTGGAGGAATGGTGTTGATGTCTCAACCGCTTCAGGACGCTCTAGAGACCGCGCGAGGAGAGGATGAAAAATCAGAAGGCGAGAAACCTTTTGTGGTTTATCCCTCTCCTCAAGGTGTTTTTTTGACTCAAGAAGTAGTGGAGTCCTTGTTTCATCAGCCTCACGTAGTTGTCGTCTGTGGACATTACGAGGGCATCGATGAGCGTTTTGTCGAACGAGAAGTGGACCTAGAGGTCACGATAGGCGATTGTGTTTTGACCGGTGGAGAAATTCCCGCGATGGCTATCGTCGACATGGTTTCTCGCCTTATTCCGGGAGTTGTTGGGAAGAGCGAAGCTGTAACGGAAGACTCTTTTTATCGGGGAATGCTGGACCACCCTCATTATACTCGTCCCGCGTCTTGGAAAGGTCAAGAGGTTCCAGCGGTATTGCTCTCCGGTAACGCGGTGGAAATCGAGAGCTGGCGACGGAGACAAGCGGTGATTCGCACTCTTTCTCGGCGCCCTGATTTGTTAGCGAGAAATGGAATTCTTGGCTACACGGGAGCGGGATTCTATGTGGTGGTGGAGTTTCAGAACGCCGTAGAGACGTCGATCGGTTGTATGGAAGAAGCGTATATGGAAGAAGCGATGAAAGTAAAAGAATGGGCGCGTTCTTGCGAAGGTTACGGGGTTTCGCGCCTGATTTTGATTGTGAAGAACCCGGAAAAAAGAGAGTTCCTGCGACGCGTTTGGCGGGATAAATGTCCCGCGCCGGGGGGAATTGAGAAAGCCAAACTGATGCCCTCGATGGTTCGGGCAGTTGAATGGGTCAAAGAAAAAGAAAAACGTTTACCTCTGATCGTGCGTGTTTCCGACAATGACGAAAACGGCGCGAGGCACTGGTTGGACATAAAGCGTATTGTCCTGGAAAAGGGCCATTCCGTTCTTTTTTACTTTTCCGAAAAAACGGGATTGAAGGAGGATTTTTGTGACGTTTGGATGATCCCTTTACAGGGAGGTAGGCTTTCTCTTTTGGGAAAAATGGCGGCGACGCTCGACCGTTTTTTGGGTTCTAAATAA
- the ffh gene encoding signal recognition particle protein, whose product MFEALKEKLESVFSKLKSKGKLSEADVDLALREIRKSLLEADVDFKVVKDLVGKIRVRALELEVLESITAGQRVTTVVYEELIALMGEAMPLMIAPKPPTVVLMAGLQGSGKTTTTVKLARRLQNGHNPLVAACDLRRPAAVEQLRVLAEQAKVAFYGPQAGESDVLQVVKGVALYAESHMHDVILLDTAGRLHVDQELMEELVGLSRILPPHETLLVLDAMTGQEAVNVARAFHETLPLTGLVLTKMDGDARGGSALAIRAATGIPVKFAGMGETTDALEIFDARRMASRIMGMGDIQGLLEKVQAIGANDVEKMAETIKSKEFTLETLLHQFEQMEKIGPIGKVLEMIPGLNRVKGLNTSEVDNSALNKNKAIIQSMTPLERRNPKIIKGSRRRRIALGSGTSVQMVNQLLAQYEQMKKLFKTFSSSDGKGFDFKSLFGGRRFR is encoded by the coding sequence GTGTTCGAGGCCCTAAAGGAAAAACTAGAGTCCGTGTTTTCTAAGCTGAAAAGCAAGGGGAAACTTTCCGAAGCGGATGTGGATCTGGCGTTGCGAGAAATTCGGAAATCCCTTCTGGAGGCGGACGTCGATTTCAAGGTTGTCAAGGACCTCGTGGGGAAAATCCGTGTCCGGGCCTTAGAACTGGAGGTTCTGGAATCCATCACGGCGGGACAACGGGTCACGACGGTGGTCTACGAAGAACTCATCGCCCTGATGGGTGAGGCCATGCCATTGATGATTGCCCCCAAACCTCCCACTGTCGTCCTGATGGCGGGACTTCAAGGAAGCGGCAAAACCACGACGACCGTCAAGTTAGCGCGACGTCTTCAAAACGGACACAATCCCCTAGTGGCGGCCTGCGACCTGCGCCGCCCCGCCGCTGTGGAGCAGTTGCGGGTGTTGGCGGAGCAGGCAAAGGTGGCTTTTTACGGGCCCCAGGCGGGAGAATCCGATGTCCTCCAGGTTGTGAAGGGAGTCGCTCTGTACGCGGAGTCTCATATGCACGACGTCATCTTGTTGGACACGGCCGGACGGCTTCACGTAGATCAAGAGTTGATGGAGGAGTTGGTTGGCCTTTCCCGCATCCTGCCTCCTCATGAAACCCTTCTCGTGTTGGACGCCATGACTGGACAAGAGGCCGTGAACGTAGCCAGGGCTTTTCATGAGACGTTGCCGCTAACCGGCCTCGTCTTAACCAAAATGGACGGGGACGCCAGAGGAGGAAGCGCCCTCGCCATACGAGCCGCGACGGGCATCCCCGTAAAATTTGCGGGTATGGGCGAGACCACCGATGCTCTGGAGATTTTCGACGCTCGTCGCATGGCGAGCCGCATCATGGGCATGGGGGACATTCAGGGACTTCTGGAAAAGGTTCAGGCGATTGGTGCGAACGACGTCGAAAAAATGGCCGAAACCATCAAAAGCAAGGAATTCACTCTGGAGACGCTTCTGCACCAGTTTGAACAGATGGAAAAGATAGGACCTATAGGGAAAGTTTTGGAGATGATTCCCGGCTTGAACCGAGTGAAAGGGCTGAATACCTCGGAAGTCGATAATTCCGCTCTAAACAAAAACAAGGCGATCATTCAGTCGATGACCCCGTTGGAAAGGCGCAACCCCAAAATCATCAAGGGGTCCCGGCGCCGGCGCATTGCCCTGGGGTCTGGAACGTCGGTTCAAATGGTCAACCAATTGCTGGCGCAGTACGAGCAGATGAAGAAACTTTTCAAAACCTTTTCTTCCTCTGACGGTAAGGGGTTTGATTTCAAATCTTTGTTTGGCGGAAGACGATTCAGGTAG
- the rplS gene encoding 50S ribosomal protein L19 → MNILDLIEKKYTRSDLPDFRPGDTLRVHVKVKEGVRERVQVFEGIVIARQHGGLNETFTVRKISSGVGVERIFPLHCPSIDKIEIRRQGKVRRAKLYYLRKLSGKAARIKERREF, encoded by the coding sequence GTGAATATATTGGATCTTATCGAAAAGAAATATACCCGGTCCGACCTTCCCGACTTCCGCCCCGGGGATACGTTGAGGGTGCATGTGAAGGTCAAGGAAGGTGTAAGGGAGCGCGTTCAGGTTTTCGAGGGCATTGTGATCGCCCGTCAGCACGGGGGATTGAACGAGACCTTTACCGTCCGCAAGATATCCAGCGGCGTGGGTGTGGAGCGTATTTTCCCGCTGCACTGCCCCTCCATCGATAAAATCGAGATTCGACGTCAGGGCAAAGTGCGCCGGGCGAAGCTCTATTATCTGCGCAAACTCAGCGGTAAAGCCGCTCGCATTAAAGAAAGAAGAGAGTTTTAA
- a CDS encoding EscU/YscU/HrcU family type III secretion system export apparatus switch protein codes for MKQRVPLEHKKAAALKYDKQDTAPVVTAKGEGFLARRIVEIAQAADVPIVEDAALVSALLSLELGQEIPVELYEAVARILSWIYRLEKGEQA; via the coding sequence ATGAAACAACGAGTCCCTCTAGAACACAAAAAAGCTGCGGCCTTGAAGTACGATAAACAGGACACCGCTCCCGTAGTCACGGCCAAGGGGGAGGGTTTTTTGGCGCGGCGCATCGTGGAAATCGCCCAAGCTGCCGACGTGCCCATCGTCGAGGACGCGGCGCTGGTGTCCGCTCTATTGTCCCTGGAGCTGGGGCAGGAGATTCCCGTGGAACTCTACGAGGCCGTGGCCCGGATCCTTTCCTGGATATATCGGCTGGAAAAGGGAGAACAGGCGTGA
- a CDS encoding HU family DNA-binding protein — protein sequence MTKAELIDGIAEKLNMKKKEVAPVVEEVFSSIEGALAKGEKCTFVGFGVFEVKDRAAREGRNPQDPTKIVKIPAKKVPVFRPGKDLKEKVLAVKSGRKKK from the coding sequence GTGACGAAGGCCGAACTTATTGACGGAATCGCTGAAAAACTCAACATGAAGAAGAAAGAAGTTGCTCCTGTCGTCGAAGAGGTCTTCAGTTCTATCGAAGGAGCCCTGGCAAAGGGAGAAAAGTGCACGTTTGTTGGTTTTGGCGTCTTTGAAGTCAAAGATCGCGCCGCCCGTGAGGGCCGCAACCCCCAAGACCCCACGAAGATTGTCAAGATCCCGGCAAAGAAAGTCCCCGTGTTCCGCCCCGGCAAAGACCTGAAAGAGAAAGTTCTCGCAGTGAAAAGCGGTAGAAAAAAGAAATAA
- the rpsP gene encoding 30S ribosomal protein S16 — MAVRIRLSRFGRKKAPFYRLVVADSRSPRDGRFIELIGTYNPMTDPAAVAINEERALYWLSVGAQPSDTAKSLLKKQGVWEKFESTEK; from the coding sequence ATGGCAGTGCGCATTCGTTTATCCCGTTTTGGAAGAAAAAAAGCTCCGTTTTATAGGTTGGTTGTGGCCGATTCTCGTTCGCCCAGAGATGGACGCTTTATCGAGCTGATAGGAACCTATAACCCCATGACCGACCCAGCGGCCGTGGCGATCAATGAAGAACGAGCCCTCTACTGGTTGAGCGTGGGAGCTCAACCTTCGGACACGGCAAAGAGCCTTTTGAAAAAACAAGGTGTCTGGGAAAAGTTCGAAAGCACTGAAAAATAA